In Marmota flaviventris isolate mMarFla1 chromosome 17, mMarFla1.hap1, whole genome shotgun sequence, a single genomic region encodes these proteins:
- the Bahcc1 gene encoding BAH and coiled-coil domain-containing protein 1 isoform X3: MDGRDFAPPPHLLSERGSLGHRSAAAAARLAPAGPATQPPAHFQPGKYFPSPLPMASHTASSRLMGNSPASSFMGSFLTSSLGSAAATHPGGAPSAPSEQAYRGSHPAPAQVWFSHSHEAPAYPRFSGSLASTFLPVSHLDHHGNSNVLYGQHRFYGTQKDNFYLRNLPPQPTLLPSNHSFPVARAAPALPCSRERGEAGPQSKGPREFDRFLTSKELGKEKASKAVEGRERPVEEDGSKERHKLVPPMPVDGPCKEGGPVPRGSCEGRPKHLTSCLLNTKVLNGDMGKAALASCAGGMLGRPSAGVTASGRAKEVVGPPEPGPAFSECLERRQMLHHAVSYTVPSGLPTGPPPPLSTAAGSFPCLQLHTGPDGLCPLQDKVSRDLKASGPTFVPSVGHLADKSRPFQAAEACAVAGEGKDRHLDGAMVPDHTAPYGVSYTHLKAEGKGERRPGGFEAALNPRLKGLEYLSTRPEASFPGLPKGGLDKSGYFELPAPSQDCARPSNQDLLGGKAAQACCTLDKAASKEAPAAPPGAQKVARIRHQQHLATPEVEQGGSGAEVKRKSLELASLGYSGPHLPPWSVQAGQGTTMPIGEERKGGAYLDPFGSGLQQAALLSQELPAPPDEVSAMKNLLKYSSHALAVGQKAPFVGLGGLKASCVQQETKFPASKGPGTVERPDCARSREHEAAQADGEVRQPPVGIAVALARQKDTVSRPETTYNTNSGRQGRAAPTFKAGGGPRATHALDLEGEEERTRLCDDHLGLAGRELLLQDNKDLVEFARIHPSSGCPGELAPHLVMQGGQLGGDPAPHPHPAHPPWLPRTRSPSLWMGGHSYGLGHPALHQNLPPGFPTSVPGSVPSVFPLPQDAPTQLLILPSEPTPHATPHALAEVMDQASLWPPMYGSRGPTSHMQHPGQLSVYSRSQLLRQQEIYALQQQQQQQQQQQQQQQHHQQQHQQQRAAQALELQRAAHFQRKPEDHHLELEEPTQEKALKSTHKPVALTPMAKSGPSPAAAGPVKLPPCCHSPTLKPPTSCPTPPPCPSAPCTLSVCPARSPGPSSKVPSAEDKSGEGRRAGASLTTLEPDLPPGYLRPTPGMGFSASLPSGGHSSDLPDPETMQTAAPGAEPEPVRTFLPREPPPCSPRSLEESGLLSGAREATQDLAATPHPAERGPPGKAEDPSPLEGLQELQFGALLEGGAPEATGQANSTQGRAQEERTREEGVQGPPLGASPQALQQQAGSPGALEEDEEGLGLAPEEAQLQEGGVEDSEEDWGAPSSSHPPRALLGLDALVAATVDLGDLPSLSLLDPLPPATSGPPSTATLPRSSGIHGIALLSELADLETQRQRSQRATQEEDEDVLAFNLHHLATLATAWSLVEAASPDSSSSAQPPAADPGGPRLTPRMQILQRKDTWTPKTKPVCPLKAAIDQLDTQEVEMRMQLAELQRRYKEKQRELARLQRRHDHEREESSRSPARRGPGRPRKRRHSSSLSALRPGGQLARSEGKKAKAVRASLSLLCAELRGREEPRKKRSKLEDSVYVGLQPSSGVAQLKPKVKSKGLPSGLSPFQRKEAAPGGRIRKKLSRAKSAKVSRAARHSQPDGDGGREMPAGATAHEAGTGYDSEDCQALLETAAAPTEPGLLLHSGSGAAVLGPSPSSVVKMEANQKAKKKKERQGLPGACRLSSPEGEVKIKRRTVKAKVGAKMERAPGRRPPGAPGKRKSKGKADNGLRAEPGATATRDTLFSPARAFTCREEGSKLASERLQRATRKSTLLQPVLRRKNGALSIALSARNAKAILGKGRKLGKVKSKAVSTQAQGRAVSRLLDTFAAEHDFEFARDSSFSEEEEEASSPLSVEQSTALARSCTIHKEDLQDGLPVLIPKEDSLLYAGSVRTLQPPDIYSIVIEGERGNRQRIYSLEQLLQEAVLDVRPQSSRYLPPGTRVCAYWSQKSRCLYPGNVVRGASSDEEEDLDSVVVEFDDGDTGHIAVSNIRLLPPDFKIQCTEPSPALLVSSSCRRTKKAANEAPPSSEAPTPSLSPKAQDGPEATKTPGKKSIVKDKAGKADLLTSGAKPPTGASDHFLGHRGSPLLSWSAVAQTKRKAAAAAGSKGPGVLQNLFQLHSAKKLRAREALFPAHTAATPVFGNGFRADSFSSLASSYAPFVGGSGSGLPGGAHKLLRAKKSERAEAEKGGRRRAGSEFLVKLDHEGVTSPKNKNCKALLVGDKDFGPKLGRPLPSPSYTHPALMGKDKKGRAPAHPLPMGLALRKYAGPAEYPLPCDSDCPSSYSDEDEDGPGLAAGMPSRFLARLSMSSSSSGSSTSSSSGSMSTSSLCSSDNEDSSYSSDGEDPALLLQTCLTHPVPALLAQPEALRSKGGSPHAHAQRCFLSRATVASAGAGTGPSGGKSKLKRKEALSFSKAKELSRGQRLPSVENRPKISAFLPARQLWKWSGNPTQRRGMKGKARKLFYKAIVRGKEVLRIGDCAVFLSAGRPNLPYIGRIESMWESWGSNMVVKVKWFYHPEETKLGKRQSDGKNALYQSSHEDENDVQTISHKCQVVAREQYEQMARSRKCQDRQDLYYLAGTYDPTTGRLVTAEGVPILC, translated from the exons CCAGCAGCCGTCTGATGGGGAATTCTCCGGCCTCCTCTTTCATGGGCAGCTTCCTCACCAGCAGCCTGGGCTCTGCAGCTGCCACGCACCCTGGCGGCGCCCCCTCCGCCCCCTCGGAGCAGGCCTACCGAGGCTCCCACCCCGCCCCGGCCCAGGTCTGGTTCTCTCACTCCCATGAGG CTCCAGCATACCCCAGGTTTTCGGGGAGTCTGGCATCCACCTTCCTACCCGTGAGCCACTTGGATCACCATGGAAACAGCAATGTTCTCTACGGGCAGCATCGTTTCTATGGAACCCAAAAAG ATAACTTCTACCTGCGCAACTTGCCCCCCCAGCCCACGCTCCTGCCCTCCAACCACAGCTTCCCCGTGGCCCGCGCTGCTCCTGCCCTCCCCTGTAGCCGAGAGCGGGGCGAGGCCGGCCCCCAGTCGAAGGGCCCCAGGGAGTTTGACCGCTTCCTCACGTCGAAAGAGCTGGGCAAAGAGAAGGCCAGCAAGGCAGTGGAGGGCAGGGAGCGGCCAGTGGAGGAGGATGGCAGCAAAGAGCGGCACAAGCTGGTGCCACCCATGCCGGTGGACGGGCCCTGCAAGGAGGGCGGCCCTGTGCCCCGGGGTTCCTGTGAGGGCCGCCCCAAGCACctcacctcctgcctcctcaaCACCAAGGTGCTCAATGGTGACATGGGCAAGGCCGCGCTAGCCAGCTGTGCTGGGGGCATGCTAGGCCGGCCTAGTGCAGGGGTCACAGCTTCCGGACGTGCCAAGGAGGTGGTGGGCCCCCCGGAGCCCGGGCCGGCCTTCAGCGAGTGCCTGGAGCGGCGACAGATGCTGCACCACGCGGTGTCCTACACGGTGCCCTCCGGCCTACCTACCGGGCCCCCCCCACCCCTCAGCACAGCTGCTGGGTCCTTCCCCTGCCTGCAGCTGCACACGGGCCCCGATGGGCTCTGCCCGCTGCAGGACAAAGTCTCCCGGGACCTAAAGGCCAGCGGGCCCACCTTCGTGCCTTCTGTGGGACACCTGGCCGACAAGAGCCGCCCCTTCCAGGCGGCCGAGGCCTGTGCTGTGGCAGGTGAGGGCAAGGACCGGCACCTGGATGGGGCCATGGTCCCCGACCACACTGCGCCCTACGGAGTTTCCTACACTCACCTGAAGGCCGAGGGCAAGGGCGAGCGGCGGCCTGGGGGCTTCGAGGCGGCCCTCAATCCCCGGCTAAAGGGCCTGGAGTACCTCAGCACCCGCCCCGAGGCCTCCTTCCCTGGACTCCCCAAGGGTGGTCTGGACAAAAGCGGCTACTTTGAGTTGCCCGCCCCTTCGCAGGACTGTGCCCGGCCCAGTAATCAGGACCTGTTGGGTGGGAAGGCCGCCCAGGCCTGCTGCACTTTAGACAAAGCTGCCAGCAAGGAGGCCCCCGCAGCACCCCCGGGGGCCCAGAAGGTGGCCCGGATCCGGCATCAGCAGCACTTGGCCACCCCTGAGGTGGAGCAGGGAGGCAGCGGGGCTGAGGTCAAGCGCAAGTCCCTGGAACTGGCATCTCTGGGCTACAGCGGTCCCCACCTGCCCCCGTGGAGTGTCCAGGCCGGTCagggcaccaccatgcccatcgGTGAAGAGCGCAAGGGCGGTGCCTACCTGGACCCCTTCGGCAGTGGCCTGCAGCAGGCGGCTCTCCTGTCCCAGGAGCTGCCTGCCCCGCCCGACGAGGTCTCAGCCATGAAGAACCTGCTCAAGTACAGCAGCCACGCGCTGGCTGTGGGCCAGAAGGCACCCTTCGTGGGTCTGGGCGGCCTCAAAGCCAGCTGTGTCCAGCAGGAGACAAAGTTCCCCGCCTCCAAGGGCCCAGGCACAGTGGAGAGGCCCGACTGTGCCCGGAGCCGGGAACACGAGGCCGCACAGGCAGACGGGGAGGTGCGGCAGCCGCCTGTGGGCATTGCGGTGGCCTTGGCCCGACAGAAGGACACAGTGAGTCGGCCGGAGACCACCTACAACACCAACAGCGGGCGGCAGGGCCGGGCCGCCCCCACCTTCAAAG CTGGTGGGGGCCCCCGTGCCACACACGCCCTGGAcctggagggtgaggaggagaggACGCGACTGTGTGATGACCACCTGGGGCTGGCTGGCCGCGAGCTGCTGCTACA GGACAACAAAGACCTCGTGGAATTTGCCCGGATTCACCCCTCAAGCGGCTGCCCTGGAGAACTGGCCCCCCACCTTGTGATGCAGGGTGGCCAGCTGGGTGGGGACCCagccccccatccccaccccgcCCACCCCCCCTGGCTGCCCCGCACCCGCAGCCCCTCTTTATGGATGGGGGGACATTCCTATG GCCTCGGGCACCCTGCCCTGCACCAGAACCTGCCCCCTGGCTTCCCCACCTCTGTGCCCGGCTCGGTGCCCTCCGtgttccccctcccccaggaTGCCCCCACACAGCTCCTCATCCTGCCCTCGGAGCCCACGCCCCACGCCACCCCTCACGCGCTTG CTGAAGTCATGGACCAGGCCTCACTGTGGCCCCCCATGTACGGGAGCCGGGGCCCCACCTCCCACATGCAGCACCCGGGCCAGCTCTCCGTGTATTCCCGCTCTCAGCTGCTGCGGCAGCAGGAGATTTACgccctgcagcagcagcagcagcaacagcaacagcaacagcagcagcagcaacatcaTCAGCAGCAACATCAGCAGCAGCGGGCTGCCCAGGCCCTGGAGCTGCAGCGGGCTGCCCATTTCCAG CGGAAGCCTGAGGACCACCACCTGGAGCTAGAAGAGCCCACCCAGGAGAAGGCCCTGAAGTCCACCCACAAGCCAGTTGCCTTAACCCCCATGGCCAAGAGCGGCCCCTCACCTGCCGCCGCAGGCCCGGTCAAGCTGCCGCCCTGCTGCCACTCACCCACCCTGAAGCCCCCTACCAGTTGTCCCACACCACCACCTTGCCCCAGCGCCCCCTGCACTTTATCCGTCTGCCCTGCCCGCAGCCCAGGGCCCAGCTCCAAGGTGCCCAGCGCCGAAGACAAGAGTGGGGAGGGCCGGCGGGCCGGAGCCAGCCTCACCACATTGGAACCAG ACCTGCCTCCAGGATACCTGCGCCCCACGCCTGGCATGGGCTTCTCTGCCTCCCTGCCCTCAGGAGGGCACTCATCTGACCTCCCGGACCCCGAAACTATGCAAACTGCCGCCCCAGGGGCTGAGCCTGAGCCTGTGAGGACGTTCCTGCCCAGGGAGCCACCCCCCTGCAGCCCCAGGAGCCTGGAGGAGTCTGGGCTGCTCTCAGGGGCCAGGGAGGCCACCCAGGACCTTGCCGCCACACCCCACCCCGCTGAGCGGGGACCCCCAGGGAAGGCAGAGGACCCCAGCCCACTTGAAGGGCTGCAAGAACTGCAATTTGGGGCCCTCCTCGAGGGAGGGGCCCCTGAGGCCACCGGCCAGGCTAATTCTACTCAGGGAAGGGCGCAAGAAGAGAGGACCAGAGAGGAGGGGGTGCAGGGACCCCCACTAGGGGCCTCCCCTCAAGCCCTGCAGCAGCAAGCAGGGAGCCCTGGTGCCctggaggaggacgaggagggcCTGGGGCTTGCCCCGGAAGAGGCCCAGCTGCAGGAGGGAGGTGTGGAGGACTCCGAGGAGGACTGGGGGGCTCCCAGCAGCAGCCACCCACCCAGAGCATTGCTGGGGCTAGATGCCTTGGTGGCCGCCACTGTGGACCTGGGGGACCTGCCCAGCCTGAGCCTGCTGGACCCTCTCCCCCCCGCGACCTCTGGGCCCCCCAGCACAGCCACCCTGCCCCGTAGCTCAGGGATTCACGGAATCGCCCTGCTCAGCGAGCTGGCAGACCTGGAGACCCAGCGACAGAGGAGCCAGCGGGCCACGCAAG AGGAGGATGAGGACGTGCTAGCCTTCAACCTGCACCACCTGGCCACACTGGCTACCGCCTGGTCCCTGGTAGAAGCCGCCAGCCCAGACAGCTCCTCCTCCGCCCAGCCCCCTGCTGCGGACCCTGGTGGCCCCAGGCTCACCCCCCGCATGCAGATCCTACAGCGCAAGGACACCTGGACCCCCAAGACCAAGCCT GTCTGCCCCTTGAAGGCTGCCATCGACCAGCTGGACACACAGGAGGTGGAGATGCGCATGCAGCTGGCAGAGCTGCAACGGCGCTACAAGGAGAAGCAGCGAGAGCTGGCGCGCCTGCAGCGACGGCATGACCATGA GAGAGAGGAGAGCTCTCGGAGCCCTGCGCGGCGGGGGCCTGGCCGCCCCAGAAAGCGCAGACACTCCAGCTCGCTGTCTGCCCTGCGTCCTGGGGGCCAGCTGGCCAGGAGCGAGGGCAAGAAGGCCAA GGCAGTGAGGGCCAGCCTAAGCCTACTGTGTGCAGAGCTTAGAGGCCGCGAGGAGCCCAGGAAGAAGCGGAGCAAGCTGGAGGACAGCGTCTATGTGGGCCTGCAGCCGTCCTCCGGG GTGGCCCAGCTGAAGCCGAAGGTCAAGAGCAAGGGTCTGCCCAGTGGCCTCAGCCCCTTCCAGAGAAAGGAGGCTGCCCCAGGTGGGCGCATCCGGAAGAAGCTGTCCCGAGCCAAGAGTGCCAAGGTGTCCAGGGCAGCCCGGCACTCACAGCCTGACGGTGACGGCGGCAGGGAGATGCCAGCGGGGGCCACGGCACACGAAGCAGGCAC CGGCTATGACAGTGAGGACTGCCAGGCCCTCCTGGAGACGGCGGCGGCCCCCACGGAGCCCGGGCTGCTGCTGCACTCGGGGTCTGGGGCAGCGGTGCTGGGGCCCTCGCCCTCCTCTGTGGTCAAGATGGAAGCCAACCAGAAGGCCAAGAAGAAGAAGGAGCGGCAGGGCTTGCCAG gGGCCTGCCGCCTGTCCAGCCCCGAGGGCGAAGTCAAGATCAAGCGGCGGACGGTGAAGGCCAAGGTGGGCGCCAAAATGGAGCGGGCCCCAGGCCGGCGACCCCCAGGTGCACCGGGCAAGAGGAAGTCCAAGGGTAAGGCCGACAACGGACTTCGGGCAGAGCCAGGTGCCACTGCCACCAGGGACACCCTCTTCAGTCCTGCCCGGGCCTTCACTTGCCGCGAGGAAGGCAGCAAGCTGGCCAGCGAGCGTCTGCAGAGAGCCACGCGCAAGAGCACACTGTTGCAGCCCGTGCTGCGG AGGAAGAACGGGGCCCTGTCCATCGCCCTGTCTGCCCGCAACGCCAAGGCCATCCTAGGAAAGGGCAGGAAGCTGGGCAAGGTGAAGAGCAAGGCTGTCAGCACCCAG GCTCAGGGCCGAGCGGTGAGCCGGCTGCTGGACACCTTCGCTGCGGAACACGACTTCGAGTTCGCCCGAGACAGCAGCTTctcggaggaggaggaggaggccagcagcccccTGAGTGTGGAGCAGAGCACTGCCCTGG CTCGATCCTGCACCATCCACAAGGAGGACCTGCAAGACGGGCTGCCCGTGCTCATCCCCAAGGAGGACAGCCTGCTGTACGCGGGCAGCGTCAGGACCCTGCAGCCCCCCGACAT CTACAGCATCGTCATCGAGGGCGAGAGAGGCAATCGGCAGCGGATCTACTCGCTGGAACAACTACTGCAGGAGGCG GTTCTGGACGTCAGGCCACAATCCAGCCGGTACCTCCCGCCTGGCACACGGGTATGTGCCTACTGGAGCCAGAAGTCTCGCTGCCTGTACCCAGGCAACGTGGTCCGAG GCGCCTCCAGCGACGAGGAGGAAGACCTGGACTCCGTGGTTGTGGAGTTTGACGATGGGGACACAGGCCACATTGCTGTCTCTAACATCAGGTTGCTGCCTCCGGACTTCAAGATCCAGT GCACAGAGCCCTCTCCAGCCTTGCTGGTGTCCAGCAGCTGCCGGAGGACCAAGAAGGCAGCCAACGAGGCCCCCCCATCCAGTgaggcccccacccccagcctctccCCTAAAGCACAGGATGGCCCTGAAGCCACAAAGACCCCTGGGAAGAAATCCATCGTCAAAGACAAAGCTG GCAAAGCAGACCTCCTAACCTCAGGTGCCAAGCCCCCCACGGGGGCCTCGGACCACTTCCTAGGCCACAGGGGCAGCCCCCTGCTGAGCTGGTCAGCGGTGGCGCAGACCAAGCGCaaggcggcagcggcggcgggcAGCAAAGGGCCAGGGGTGCTGCAGAACCTCTTCCAGCTCCACAGCGCCAAGAAGCTGCGGGCCCGCGAGGCCCTGTTCCCCGCACACACCGCGGCCACCCCTGTGTTCGGCAACGGCTTCCGCGCCGACTCCTTCAGCAGCCTGGCCAGCTCCTACGCCCCCTTTGTCGGCGGGTCTGGGTCAGGCCTGCCCGGGGGAGCCCACAAGTTGCTACGGGCCAAGAAGTCTGAGCGGGCGGAGGCTGAGAagggcgggcggcggcgggcaGGCAGCGAGTTCCTGGTCAAGCTGGACCACGAAGGCGTGACCTCCCCCAAGAACAAGAACTGCAAGGCGCTGCTCGTGGGTGACAAGGACTTCGGCCCCAAGCTGGGGcggcccctgcccagccccagctACACACACCCGGCCCTCATGGGCAAGGACAAGAAGGggcgggcacctgcccacccgctGCCCATGGGGCTGGCTCTGCGCAAGTACGCAGGGCCAGCCGAGTACCCACTGCCCTGCGACAGCGACTGCCCCAGCTCCTACTCGGACGAGGACGAGGATGGGCCGGGGCTGGCCGCCGGCATGCCCTCCCGCTTCCTCGCCCGCCTGTCCATGTCCTCCTCCTCGTCCGGCTCGTCCACATCCTCCTCCTCAGGCTCCATGTCCACCTCCAGCCTCTGCTCCTCAGACAACGAGGACTCCTCCTACAGCTCCGACGGGGAGGACCCGGCCCTGCTGCTGCAGACCTGTCTCACCCACCCCGTGCCCGCCCTCCTGGCCCAGCCCGAGGCCCTGCGCTCCAAGGGGGGCAGCCCCCATGCCCACGCACAGCGCTGCTTCCTGTCCAGGGCCACGGTGGCCAGTGCAGGTGCGGGCACCGGCCCCAGTGGTGGCAAATCCAAGCTTAAGCGCAAGGAGGCCTTGAGCTTCTCCAAAGCCAAAGAGCTTTCCCGGGGGCAGCGGCTGCCCTCCGTGGAGAACCGGCCAAAGATCTCAGCCTTCCTGCCTGCCCGGCAGCTCTGGAAGTGGTCGGGGAACCCCACACAG